The proteins below are encoded in one region of Anguilla anguilla isolate fAngAng1 chromosome 3, fAngAng1.pri, whole genome shotgun sequence:
- the her5 gene encoding hairy-related 5 isoform X1, producing MKTLTAELPDQKDVRRVPKPLMEKRRRDRINNSLETLRLLLLENTHNEKLRNPKVEKAEILESVVDFLKAEQEGGHEAWPTFGGKRDRPGGEDGEMKSPSKHHHSYHRGMRTCLLRVGHFIAAKSHELEDSSEECPQAKSPLYHVHSPPYPPLAVETQLPITQDLESKPGLHMPPRKILPYGQLASPCSSLGMKRLPQARVCPTISHVLSNSSSGVPSSKSSAVLSDTVWRPWPQ from the exons ATGAAAACTCTAACTGCCGAGCTCCCAGACCAGAAAGATGTAAGAAGG GTCCCCAAGCCCCTGATGGAGAAGCGGAGAAGAGACCGCATCAATAACAGCCTGGAGACTCTGCGTCTGTTACTGTTAGAGAATACACACAATGAG AAACTACGGAACCCCAAAGTGGAGAAGGCTGAAATTTTGGAGAGTGTGGTTGACTTCCTGAaggcagagcaggagggaggacACGAGGCTTGGCCAACATTcggaggaaagagagacagacctgGAGGGGAGGACGGGGAGATGAAGTCACCCAGCAAGCATCACCACAGCTACCACAGGGGCATGAGGACATGTCTGTTAAGGGTTGGCCACTTCATCGCAGCTAAGAGTCATGAGCTGGAGGACAGCAGCGAGGAGTGCCCACAGGCAAAATCCCCACTGTATCATGTGCATTCCCCTCCATATCCACCATTAGCAGTGGAAACCCAATTGCCCATCACCCAAGACTTGGAGTCCAAGCCTGGTCTTCACATGCCCCCACGGAAAATTCTCCCATATGGGCAACTGGCCTCTCCTTGTTCTTCCTTAGGTATGAAGAGGCTTCCCCAGGCGAGAGTCTGTCCCACTATCTCTCATGtgctcagcaacagcagcagtgggGTGCCATCCTCAAAATCATCTGCTGTTCTCAGTGACACAGTGTGGAGGCCCTGGCCACAGTAG
- the her5 gene encoding hairy-related 5 isoform X2: protein MEKRRRDRINNSLETLRLLLLENTHNEKLRNPKVEKAEILESVVDFLKAEQEGGHEAWPTFGGKRDRPGGEDGEMKSPSKHHHSYHRGMRTCLLRVGHFIAAKSHELEDSSEECPQAKSPLYHVHSPPYPPLAVETQLPITQDLESKPGLHMPPRKILPYGQLASPCSSLGMKRLPQARVCPTISHVLSNSSSGVPSSKSSAVLSDTVWRPWPQ, encoded by the exons ATGGAGAAGCGGAGAAGAGACCGCATCAATAACAGCCTGGAGACTCTGCGTCTGTTACTGTTAGAGAATACACACAATGAG AAACTACGGAACCCCAAAGTGGAGAAGGCTGAAATTTTGGAGAGTGTGGTTGACTTCCTGAaggcagagcaggagggaggacACGAGGCTTGGCCAACATTcggaggaaagagagacagacctgGAGGGGAGGACGGGGAGATGAAGTCACCCAGCAAGCATCACCACAGCTACCACAGGGGCATGAGGACATGTCTGTTAAGGGTTGGCCACTTCATCGCAGCTAAGAGTCATGAGCTGGAGGACAGCAGCGAGGAGTGCCCACAGGCAAAATCCCCACTGTATCATGTGCATTCCCCTCCATATCCACCATTAGCAGTGGAAACCCAATTGCCCATCACCCAAGACTTGGAGTCCAAGCCTGGTCTTCACATGCCCCCACGGAAAATTCTCCCATATGGGCAACTGGCCTCTCCTTGTTCTTCCTTAGGTATGAAGAGGCTTCCCCAGGCGAGAGTCTGTCCCACTATCTCTCATGtgctcagcaacagcagcagtgggGTGCCATCCTCAAAATCATCTGCTGTTCTCAGTGACACAGTGTGGAGGCCCTGGCCACAGTAG
- the pfdn6 gene encoding prefoldin subunit 6, producing MAEAIQKKLKSELEKYQEMQKDVSKSMSARHKLETQLTENNIVKEELDLLDSENTVYKLIGPVLVKQDLDEAKATVSKRLEYINGEIQRYETLLKEMERKLDQHREVLSSLQQEYQRAQGRPVGKV from the exons ATGGCAGAAGCAATTCAGAAGAAATTGAAGTCAGAACTGGAAAAATATCAGGAGATGCAAAAAG ATGTCAGTAAAAGCATGTCAGCCAGACATAAACTTGAGACTCAGTTGACAGAGAACAACATTGTCAAAGAG GAGCTGGATCTGCTGGACAGTGAGAACACAGTTTACAAGCTCATTGGACCAGTGCTGGTGAAACAAGATCTGGATGAAGCCAAAGCAACAGTTAGCAAGAGGCTGGAATACATTAATGGCGAAAT CCAGCGCTATGAGACGCTACTGAAAGAGATGGAGCGTAAGTTGGATCAGCACCGCGAGGTGCTTTCCAGCCTCCAGCAGGAGTACCAGCGAGCCCAGGGCCGTCCTGTTGGGAAAGTctga
- the tmem265 gene encoding transmembrane protein 121: MVPPPQVCVATLVTVSTMAVVDLYLLEQSMLGSQWRAGLGVWPCAAVLLGDLCFLLALRFVSAGVASEARSPRRGFANALWFLFLSLLQLKLFFVCQNYRQDRRPPDPLARKTLTLLLSVCLPSLFLVLTGADHMTPLRRKQEVRSRLLWVVVDLLDVLDLQAGLWETHSSLGVPLWVEGLVFFYCYVLLLLLPCVSLTELGTAAPAGETGLRREAVYPWLSLVTVNILTLFLRATGMLWYRDPRVSTVFLGKNLLAMTIKLSSAWERHRQKGGARGARAGAGGRDPNPEAAAAAAGPEHLGQQAPGSPAPPSSRCHTLSRGHAHAPSLVSLDPAETSLGPSFISREL, from the coding sequence ATGGTGCCCCCGCCCCAGGTGTGTGTCGCGACCCTGGTGACGGTGAGCACGATGGCGGTGGTGGACCTCTACCTGCTggagcagagcatgctgggatcgcagtggcgggcggggctgggggtgtggccGTGCGCCGCCGTGCTCCTGGGCGACCTCTGCTTCCTGCTGGCGCTGCGCTTCGTGTCGGCGGGCGTGGCCTCGGAGGCGCGGTCGCCGCGGCGCGGCTTCGCCAACGCCCTCTggttcctcttcctctcgctgCTGCAGCTCAAGCTCTTCTTCGTCTGCCAGAACTACCGGCAGGACCGGCGGCCCCCGGACCCCCTGGCCAGGAAGACGCTCACACTCCTGCTCTCCGTctgcctcccctccctcttcctggtCCTGACGGGCGCCGACCACATGACCCCGCTGCGCAGGAAGCAGGAGGTGCGCAGCCGGCTGCTGTGGGTGGTGGTGGACCTGCTGGACGTGCTGGACCTGCAGGCGGGGCTGtgggagacgcacagcagcctGGGCGTGCCGCTCTGGGTGGAGGGCCTGGTCTTCTTCTACTGCTacgtgctgctgctgctgctgccctgcGTGTCGCTGACCGAGCTGGGCACCGCTGCCCCCGCTGGCGAGACGGGGCTGCGCAGGGAGGCCGTGTACCCCTGGCTCAGCCTGGTCACCGTGAACATCCTGACGCTGTTCCTGCGGGCCACGGGCATGCTGTGGTACCGCGACCCGCGCGTCTCCACCGTCTTCCTGGGGAAGAACCTGCTGGCCATGACCATCAAGCTCAGCTCCGCGTGGGAGAGGCACAGACAGAAGGGAGGGGCGCGGGGGGCcagggcgggggccgggggcaggGACCCGAAcccggaggcggcggcggcggcggcggggcccGAGCACCTGGGGCAGCAGGCCCCCGGCTcgccagccccgccctcctcgcGCTGCCACACGCTCTCGCGGGGGCACGCGCACGCCCCCTCCCTCGTCAGCCTGGACCCCGCAGAGACGTCCCTGGGCCCCTCCTTCATTTCGCGCGAGCTCTAG
- the LOC118224078 gene encoding transcription factor HES-7.1-like: protein MKLLKSTQIKDLKKSKLLKSEVERHRRERMNRSLESLRALLLRGQHEPCLASGRVEKAEILEHTVLLLRNTENTVPREGSERRHFQDGFEACLKQAAQFLKVEGEGREVGRALTDTLSFRRPRPSARDATTRPSACPPGTQSEEPPVRARQQGWKCRQQPCAAVRSHHFPHQRAPLAHTDPNSAQRHRRNTPTTLCSPSGTHSQAMWRPWS from the exons ATGAAGCTACTCAAATCAACCCAAATCAAAGACTTAAAGAAGAGCAAG CTCCTAAAGTCAGAGGTGGAGAGACatcggagagagagaatgaaccGCAGTCTGGAGAGTCTGAGGGCCCTGTTGCTGAGGGGACAGCATGAACCG TGTCTTGCCAGTGGACGAGTGGAGAAGGCTGAGATCCTGGAGCACACAGTCCTTCTCCTGCGGAATACCGAGAACACGGTTCCACGCGAAGGGTCGGAACGACGGCACTTTCAGGACGGCTTTGAGGCCTGTCTGAAGCAAGCCGCACAGTTCCTGAAAGTTGAGGGCGAGGGACGGGAGGTAGGGAGAGCTTTGACGGACACGCTGTCCTTTCGTCGGCCGCGACCCTCCGCCCGCGACGCCACGACGCGACCCTCCGCTTGCCCTCCCGGGACACAGTCGGAGGAGCCGCCTGTCCGAGCGCGGCAGCAAGGCTGGAAGTGCAGGCAGCAGCCCTGCGCGGCCGTCAGGAGTCATCACTTCCCACACCAAAGAGCTCCGCTGGCACATACGGACCCAAACAGTGCCCAGCGCCACCGCAGAAATACCCCTACAACCCTCTGTTCGCCATCcggcacacacagccaggcGATGTGGAGACCCTGGTCTTGA